The window aaattgataaatactttgtatcaaaaacataattaaaaaaattataattgtaaaagtttttatattattaatcaatcaaaaattatttttaatataattttcaaaataattattattaaaaagtcAATAAACTTACTGTATTTAATAGTTTGTGATTGGACAGACGCGATtgcatgtattatttatttaataatttgaggtatgaaaatttcactaattaattttgttattgtcttttttttattatgtgtaGGGGCCAGAAGCATCATTCTCCTTACCTTACCTGCACAAGAACTCTATTCGAGTACTTTGCAATGCCAACACCTCTGAAGGATTCAAGCCTGCAAAGGATGTTTCATTTCCTGAAATCAATCTCCAAACCGGTTCAATAAATGGTTTCGTTGGTGGGCCATCTGCATCTAAACGTTCAATTTTGGCTTTCTTCGCTGGGGGAGTTCATGGCCCCATTAGGCCAATTCTTCTTGAGCATTGGGAAAACAAGGATGAAGATATTCAAGTTCACAAGTACCTCCCAAAGGGTGTTTCTTACTATGGCATGTTGAGGAAGAGCAAGTTTTGCCTCTGCCCTAGTGGGTATGAGGTCGCTAGCCCTAGAGTGGTGGAAGCAATTTACACAGGGTGTGTTCCTGTGCTCATTTCAGAGCACTATGTTCCTCCTTTTAGTGACGTTTTGAATTGGAAGTCGTTCTCAGTTGAGCTTTCAGTGAAAGACATACCCATCTTGAAGGACATTTTGATGAGTATTTCCCCAAGGCAGCATATAAGAATGCAGAGAAGAGTAGGACAAATTAGAAGACACTTTGAGGTTCATTCTCCACCCAAGCGATTCGATGTGTTTCACATGATCCTTCATTCTGTGTGGCTTAGGAGACTCAACTTCAGAGTCCGTGATGATCAATGACTCTTAAGTTGTGACTTATGGCTTCATGTTTAATAAATTACTTCATAGACAATGATGCCCTTTCATTATTCCATCCCAAATTAACTAATGTTTAAGATTTTCTTTACACAAaactagaaaataaatattttaagagaattaatatttagttgggggataattttaattattagaatattcttgttttctctcttaatttcaataaatatattagtaaattttttaaaacaacattatgtatatatatatgtgaaaattagaataaatattttgaatatttcaaTATCaaccaatttaaatatttttttaaaggttaAAATTATAGTCATTTTGGAACATAGACAGTAATATGGAGCTAGAGTTATGTTAAATACAggtcagaaaaataaaactcatgAAAATTTGTAAACCAACGAAACTTACAATAAGTTCAGCAGTGATCTTTTGtctcatttttttacatttctttagtctctttattttttggttaaacgttgctttttagtttattatgttttagtaatttttttttactttattacattaaattttaaaatttctattttgttttttttatgtttttgaaaattttattttgttaatttttttcataagaaCACTAATActtagaaaagaataaaaaaaaaaaaggaaagttcGATGGAATTCAAGCTCAtgaaattttatgttaaaaacatgagtaattcattaatattttaaaatttaaaataaaaaaaaaaaggaaagttcGATGGAATTCAAGCTCAtgaaattttatgttaaaaacatgagtaattcattaatattttaaaatttaaaataattaattgttttacttATATTAAATAGTtggtgaaaatttaaaaaaagatgcACGTTTAAACAAGGTTGGAAtcgttttgattttaatttcaccACTCGAGTGGGATGCACATTTAGACAAGGATGGAATCGTTTGACTTGGATTTGGTTACTCCTTCCCCCAACACGCTGCCACCTTCTAGGGAAGGTAAGGGACCGAGTGACCGATAACAACACCGATTTCCAAATATATATCTCATTCCTAAGCTCACACACATCTTTTACGTTACATTTCATTATTAGATGCTTTCAATCGTTAAGACACATGTCACCACCAAAAGAGCATCTCATAACAACGTGTCACACCTCCCAAGCACACGTGTCACTCACAACACAACCCTCAcctatatataaattatcaaaCCCTCCTTCCATTCCTCCACATCTCAATCTCAATATCTACACAAAAGTGTTCCACTTGAGTGAAAAGTAGTGTGTTAAGAACTAAACAATTTTTCAATGGCGTCCAAGAAACAAGAGGAGCGAGCTGAGGCAGCTGCGAAAGTTGCTGCCAAAGAACTCGAACAAGTCAACAGAGAAAGAAGAGACCGTGATTTCGGTGTTGTTgctgaacaacaacaacaacatcatcaggAAGATCAACAAAAACGTGGTGTAATCGGGTCCATGTTTAAGGCGGTGCAAGACACCTACGAGAACGCCAAGGAAGCTGTCGTTGGCAAGAAAGAAGCTACTAATAACGCGTACAGTAATACAGAGGTTATTCACGATGTTAACATTCAGCCCGATGACGTGTCGGCAACGGGGGAAGTAAGGGACATATCAGCCACAAAGACTCATGATATCTACGATTCTGCCAcggacaacaacaacaacaaaaccgGTTCCAAGGTCGGAGAGTACGCAGATTACGCTTCTCAGAAGGCCAAGGAAACAAAAGATGCAACGATGGAAAAAGCTGGAGAGTACACAGATTATGCTTCGCAGAAAGCGAAGGAAGCGAAGAAGACGACCATGGAGAAGGGTGGAGAATACAAGGATTACTCTGCGGAGAAAGCTAAGGAGAGAAAAGATGCTACTGTGAATAAGATGGGAGAGTATAAGGACTATGCTGCGGAGAAAGCCAAAGAGGGGAAAGATGCTACTGTGAATAAAATGGGAGAGTATAAGGACTATGCTGCGGAGAAAACGAAAGAGGGGAAAGATGCCACTGTGAATAAGATGGGAGAGTATAAGGATTACACTGCGGAGAAGGCGAAAGAGGGGAAAGATACGACGTTGGGGAAGCTTGGGGAGCTGAAGGACACGGCTTCGGATGCGGCGAAGAGGGCCGTGGGTTACTTGAGCGGCAAGAAAGAGGAAACTAAAGAGATGGCTTCGGAGACCGCCGAGGCGACGGCGAATAAGGCAGGGGAGATGAAGGAGGCAACAAAGAAAAAGACGGCGGAGACCGCGGAGGCGGCGAAGAATAAGGCGGGGGAGATCAAGGACAGAGCCGCGGAGACGGCGGAGGCCGCGAAAAACAAGACCGCGGAGACCGCGGAAGTGACGAAGAATAAGGCTTTGGAGATGAAGGATGCAGCGAAGGACAGGACCGCTGAGACAACGGATGCGGCGAAGCAGAAAACTGCACAGGCAAAGGAGAACACCAAGGTCTCAACTTTGCATCTTTTAAAggataatttgtttatttttccttcGAGATTAGTTGAAATTACTTTTATTCTCTTTAAAATGGTGCATGTATCTGTGGAATGTAGTGGATTTCGTCCTCGTCTGCTTAAAGGACTAAaaagttatcatttttaatatgcaTATATCTGAAATGTGCTGATGTAAGTACATTTTGTCCATGAATCTCACCACATATATCtgaaaatgtgttagataaGTAGATGCAATGGTGTGAAGTGTGGCAGAAGAGTAGATTTTAATCATGAATCTTCGAATGCCACTAATGAAGAAGGTTGAGGATGAAAAACACTTTCTCTCTCCATATTTTGATATATGAGATGAGGGGACTAAAATCACTTATAAGATTGAAAACCTAAAAACTAGTTGTACTTATTTATTAACAATCTAGGTCGTTACTTATCTGCACTGCCATGaatgtgtatgttttgttttcctaattttatgtatttgaaCTTTCTGAATCCGTCACTCTGATTATACATGGGTACATTAATGTGCATATACTAGTTGTTGATGTTTGAGAAAATTGAATAGTTTTTGTGGATGTGATGTGATGCAGGAAAATGTGAGTGGTGCAGGTGAAACTGCAAGGAGGAAAATGGAAGAGCCAAAGCTTCAAGGTAAAGAAGGGTATGGGGGCCGTGGAGACAAGGTGGTGGTGAAAGTGGAAGAGAGTCGACCAGGGGCAATTGCGGAAACGCTGAAAGCCGCCGACCAGATTGCGGGACAGACCTTCAACGATGTAGGACGCTTCGATGAAGAGGGTGTCGTCAATGTGGAGCGCcgcaagaaataattaaaacgtGATCTATGATACAACAATATTAGTATATATAGACGCATGCAGTTTATATAGTATATATTGTCATGTTGTATGTTTTTACATTTTGGTTTGCTTGTTTACAttctcttcaaaaaaaaaaaaatgtgtagtaCGTGTAAGGTTTTGAAGATTGGTTCTAGGCTCCGTGGGAACCATTTCAACAATAAACATTTTGCGCGTTCTTGTACACGTAGTGATGAGAAGAGATGCCTTATGGGCAGTATCATCTAAAACTTATTTTCATCCATCATAGAATTTGGATCTATTGGACTGGACTGAACTGAACTGAAtgatccttttttcttttttaatttcattcacTAACAAATACATAAAACACCAGATATTAACTTAGCCAGTATGAATTTTAACTATTTTGTCTAATGCTATGACTTATCACTGTCTGTATcatctttaattcttttttcatattatttatattaaataaaagttaataattaaaattaccttCCAACTTGTATCGCgcatctttcattttatttgtgtGGATAAAAATAATCCTTTCACTTGGAATCTCCATTTTGAAATGATCattctaaaaattatttgtgtgGATAAAAATAATCCTTTTATTTGGAATCTCCATTTTGAAATGATCATTCTAAAAGGTAAATTTTACCTTTTGGAATAGATTTTTGGAACAATTATTCTTATTCTAGAATAGCTTAGAGAACTAGAATAGCTTAGAGAATAGTCATTCTAGAACAAAGGAATAGGCTTTCTGATTCCAAAATAGGTGTTCCAAAAAATGCAATCAACATTTCGAattgtatgtaaaaaaaaaaacatatttttg of the Glycine max cultivar Williams 82 chromosome 13, Glycine_max_v4.0, whole genome shotgun sequence genome contains:
- the MP2 gene encoding maturation polypeptide — translated: MASKKQEERAEAAAKVAAKELEQVNRERRDRDFGVVAEQQQQHHQEDQQKRGVIGSMFKAVQDTYENAKEAVVGKKEATNNAYSNTEVIHDVNIQPDDVSATGEVRDISATKTHDIYDSATDNNNNKTGSKVGEYADYASQKAKETKDATMEKAGEYTDYASQKAKEAKKTTMEKGGEYKDYSAEKAKERKDATVNKMGEYKDYAAEKAKEGKDATVNKMGEYKDYAAEKTKEGKDATVNKMGEYKDYTAEKAKEGKDTTLGKLGELKDTASDAAKRAVGYLSGKKEETKEMASETAEATANKAGEMKEATKKKTAETAEAAKNKAGEIKDRAAETAEAAKNKTAETAEVTKNKALEMKDAAKDRTAETTDAAKQKTAQAKENTKENVSGAGETARRKMEEPKLQGKEGYGGRGDKVVVKVEESRPGAIAETLKAADQIAGQTFNDVGRFDEEGVVNVERRKK